From a single Labrenzia sp. PHM005 genomic region:
- a CDS encoding flavin reductase family protein: MFYETEKNDHGLPHNPFKAIIAPRPIGWISSLDKDGRTNLAPYSFFNCVCDRPPIVMFSSSNYKDSAANIDATGEFVCNMASYDLKDEMNLSSAAVPHETSEFDLTGLEMAESNLVKVPRVAKAPTALECKHLQTIRMKGLDGADTDSWVIFGQVVGVHISDDVIVNGMVDVTRYKPLSRLGYMDYAVVTEVFQMGRPKV, translated from the coding sequence ATGTTCTACGAAACGGAAAAAAACGACCACGGATTGCCCCATAATCCGTTCAAAGCAATTATTGCCCCCAGGCCGATTGGCTGGATCTCCAGCTTGGACAAAGACGGCAGGACCAACCTGGCGCCCTACAGTTTTTTTAACTGTGTCTGCGACCGCCCGCCGATCGTGATGTTCTCCTCATCCAACTATAAGGACAGCGCGGCCAACATCGATGCCACGGGTGAATTCGTTTGCAACATGGCCAGCTATGACCTGAAGGACGAGATGAACCTGTCATCAGCTGCGGTTCCGCATGAAACGTCCGAATTCGATTTGACCGGTTTGGAAATGGCTGAGAGCAACCTGGTCAAGGTGCCTAGGGTCGCGAAAGCGCCAACGGCGCTGGAGTGCAAACATCTGCAAACCATTCGGATGAAAGGTCTGGACGGTGCAGATACGGACAGCTGGGTCATCTTTGGCCAGGTTGTCGGCGTTCATATTTCCGATGATGTGATTGTAAATGGCATGGTCGATGTCACCCGCTACAAGCCACTTTCCCGCCTTGGCTACATGGACTACGCGGTGGTCACCGAAGTCTTCCAAATGGGCCGACCGAAGGTCTGA
- a CDS encoding DUF2336 domain-containing protein, whose translation MTVHDILHLTDSDQGSLDIEAARTYAERYLAAEEGSSERTTMAAALTVLLDDPSRPVRKTIAKVLAASEHAPGHIIRCLAHDVDDIAVLVLKSSPLLTETELVDLLAEGSPAVQCAIAERDQVPASVSAALCEVADESACMRLLQNPSAAILKSSLIRLAERFEQHPDLCDQLLKLGDLPIPVRYELLMGLAQNLENHPVVLERVPEHQRDVFLSDAVDKVVLRLALEAKDEDLPEFVEHLRAAGQLNTRLLLRAVCCGRLRFFAAALANLGNMPLARMCKVLLSVRRAALQAILRKAGLPYRSHQAFLLAIDIARKADADFSYDLALEEARALTEALLAGMQDGAFGSDEDVNAFLRRFAIDVARLEARSVMKKNAKDLRAVHAA comes from the coding sequence ATGACCGTTCACGATATTCTGCACCTCACCGACAGCGATCAAGGTAGTCTCGATATTGAGGCTGCACGAACTTACGCAGAACGTTATTTGGCTGCCGAAGAGGGCAGTTCGGAACGGACGACCATGGCTGCAGCACTGACAGTACTCCTCGACGACCCGAGCCGACCGGTGCGCAAGACCATCGCCAAGGTTCTGGCTGCAAGCGAGCATGCGCCTGGTCATATTATCCGCTGCCTTGCTCACGATGTGGACGATATTGCCGTTCTGGTACTCAAATCCTCGCCATTGCTTACTGAAACCGAACTTGTTGATCTTCTGGCCGAAGGCAGTCCTGCGGTTCAATGCGCGATTGCAGAGCGGGATCAGGTCCCTGCCAGTGTGAGTGCAGCACTTTGTGAGGTGGCTGACGAGTCCGCTTGCATGAGGCTCCTGCAGAACCCGAGCGCAGCTATTTTGAAATCCTCTCTTATACGGTTGGCGGAGCGCTTTGAGCAGCACCCCGACCTTTGCGATCAACTTCTTAAGCTCGGCGATTTGCCGATTCCTGTGCGCTATGAACTGTTGATGGGGCTGGCGCAGAACCTGGAAAATCATCCGGTTGTTCTTGAACGGGTGCCAGAGCACCAGCGTGATGTCTTCTTGAGTGACGCTGTCGATAAGGTTGTTCTGCGGCTGGCACTTGAAGCCAAAGATGAAGACCTACCTGAATTTGTTGAACATCTGCGCGCCGCTGGACAGCTGAATACAAGGCTTCTGCTGCGGGCCGTTTGTTGTGGCCGTTTGCGGTTTTTCGCTGCCGCGCTTGCCAATCTTGGAAACATGCCGTTGGCGCGCATGTGCAAGGTGTTGCTGTCAGTCCGGCGGGCTGCGCTGCAGGCGATTTTGCGCAAGGCCGGTCTGCCATACCGGTCGCATCAAGCGTTTTTGCTAGCCATTGATATCGCGCGTAAGGCCGATGCCGACTTTAGCTATGATCTGGCATTGGAAGAGGCGAGGGCGCTCACTGAGGCCTTGCTTGCCGGGATGCAGGATGGGGCATTTGGATCGGACGAAGACGTCAATGCGTTCTTGCGCCGTTTCGCGATAGATGTCGCGCGTCTGGAAGCACGTTCAGTGATGAAAAAGAACGCTAAAGATCTGCGTGCGGTGCACGCAGCCTAA
- a CDS encoding nitroreductase: protein MSEMVKGSPEALEFLRKRRSHPSVTMSEPGPDEGQLSDLLTIAARVPDHGKLVPWRFIVYRAPDGEKIGRFLAGLYEKKNGSLDAAQMEKELTRFTRAPIVVGVVSRAADYPKIPLWEQQLSAGAVCMTLVSAAAAAGFASQWLTEWCAFDEDAGAYLGLKDGERFAGFIHIGTPTQPPVERARPNLSDITSNWTETQ, encoded by the coding sequence ATGTCAGAAATGGTCAAGGGGTCACCAGAGGCCCTTGAGTTTTTGCGAAAGCGCCGATCACACCCGTCGGTGACTATGTCAGAGCCGGGTCCCGACGAAGGACAGCTTTCGGACCTTTTGACCATCGCAGCCCGGGTTCCCGACCATGGCAAATTGGTGCCTTGGCGCTTCATTGTTTATAGGGCGCCCGATGGTGAAAAAATCGGCCGGTTCCTGGCAGGCCTCTATGAAAAGAAAAATGGTTCGCTGGATGCGGCCCAAATGGAAAAAGAACTGACCCGGTTCACACGCGCCCCCATTGTGGTTGGTGTTGTCAGCCGGGCGGCGGATTACCCCAAAATCCCCTTGTGGGAACAGCAGCTTTCCGCAGGTGCTGTGTGCATGACACTGGTGTCAGCCGCGGCGGCTGCCGGATTTGCTTCACAATGGCTGACCGAATGGTGTGCCTTTGATGAGGACGCCGGTGCCTATCTTGGTCTTAAGGACGGTGAGCGGTTTGCCGGTTTCATCCATATTGGTACGCCGACCCAACCGCCGGTCGAGCGTGCCCGCCCCAATCTCTCCGACATCACTTCCAACTGGACGGAAACTCAATAA
- a CDS encoding transglycosylase SLT domain-containing protein produces MRVGENASVASKIELAFQSASTSTGTSFDYLVKTAARESSFNPSAKAKTSSATGLFQFIESTWLETMKQAGPEHGLDKYSDQIKRSKSGKYYVNDPQMRREILDLRKDPEISSIMAGAYTQKNAAYLERRIGREPTDGELYMAHFLGANGASRLIENTASNPDQRADRIFSAQARANKPIFYHRNGTARSMEEVYQVIVSKHDAVSMIAEAGGRKNLRTSGELLNVATLPNAKPGSQAPAPSVPFDDLAGDPAAAFAMRSKPPAPVRTVEATPENFDHLAGDPAAQFAMRSKPQAPVQVAAVAEPVQQELPFDKPLVVAKAPVPESRPSNPVTASANAVDPAEQQVQPQPQPQAPVQQVAASMPQPVPDDPRDSSINQAADAASHRVLSAFQAAQTANPFEALFRNDPGSDQAGVNPRFASAFAAVEEAALFSALSGASNQVAAQELALANQGGPLDLSRFLRLKAQEEQKDLLPPA; encoded by the coding sequence ATGCGGGTTGGTGAAAATGCCTCGGTCGCGTCTAAGATCGAGCTTGCGTTTCAGTCTGCGAGTACATCAACAGGAACGTCGTTTGACTATCTTGTTAAGACAGCTGCACGGGAATCTTCATTCAATCCGTCGGCCAAAGCCAAAACCTCGAGCGCAACGGGGTTGTTCCAATTCATTGAGTCCACCTGGCTAGAAACCATGAAGCAAGCCGGGCCGGAGCATGGGTTGGACAAATACTCCGATCAAATCAAGCGCTCCAAAAGTGGCAAATACTACGTCAATGATCCTCAGATGCGCCGGGAAATTCTTGATTTACGCAAGGATCCGGAAATCTCTTCGATCATGGCCGGTGCTTACACGCAGAAGAACGCCGCTTATCTGGAACGCAGGATTGGCCGAGAGCCGACCGATGGCGAACTTTATATGGCGCATTTCCTCGGTGCCAATGGTGCCAGCCGGTTGATTGAAAACACGGCGTCCAACCCGGACCAGCGTGCGGACAGGATCTTTTCAGCTCAGGCGAGGGCCAACAAACCGATCTTCTATCATCGCAATGGCACAGCCCGGTCGATGGAAGAAGTGTATCAGGTGATTGTCTCCAAGCACGACGCGGTTTCGATGATCGCGGAAGCTGGTGGACGGAAGAACCTGCGGACGTCGGGCGAATTGCTGAACGTGGCGACTTTGCCGAACGCCAAGCCCGGGTCTCAAGCGCCAGCCCCGTCTGTGCCGTTTGATGATTTGGCTGGAGATCCGGCAGCGGCCTTTGCGATGCGTTCCAAGCCGCCTGCACCAGTGAGAACGGTTGAAGCAACACCTGAGAATTTCGATCATCTTGCAGGCGATCCGGCGGCCCAGTTTGCAATGCGTTCGAAGCCGCAAGCACCGGTTCAGGTCGCTGCAGTCGCAGAGCCTGTTCAGCAGGAACTGCCGTTTGATAAGCCGCTGGTTGTTGCGAAGGCACCAGTTCCGGAAAGCCGGCCGAGCAATCCGGTCACCGCCAGCGCGAACGCTGTAGACCCGGCAGAGCAGCAGGTGCAACCGCAACCGCAGCCACAAGCTCCGGTGCAGCAGGTCGCAGCAAGCATGCCGCAGCCGGTTCCGGATGATCCAAGGGATTCGTCGATCAATCAGGCCGCAGATGCAGCCTCACACCGCGTGTTGTCAGCTTTCCAGGCGGCACAGACCGCAAACCCGTTTGAGGCTTTGTTCCGCAATGATCCGGGGTCAGATCAGGCCGGCGTCAATCCGCGATTTGCATCTGCATTTGCGGCGGTTGAGGAAGCTGCCCTTTTCAGTGCTCTTTCCGGTGCTTCGAATCAGGTCGCAGCGCAAGAGCTGGCACTTGCCAATCAGGGCGGTCCATTGGACCTCAGCCGTTTTCTGAGACTGAAAGCTCAGGAAGAACAGAAAGACTTGTTGCCTCCGGCCTAA
- the thrS gene encoding threonine--tRNA ligase produces the protein MIQLTFPDNSVREYEAGTSGFDVASGISKSLAKKAVAMALNGELKDLTDPIDADANIEIVTREDPRALELIRHDAAHVMAEAVQELWPGTQVTIGPVIENGFYYDFKRVHPDGAANAGDDWPFTPEELPVIEKKMREIIGRAAQFTKEVWTREEAKTYFAAKGEHYKVELVDAIPEDQEIKIYKQGQWLDLCRGPHMVSTKQIGDAFKLMKVAGAYWRGDSNNEMLTRIYATAWHDQKELKNYLHMLEEAEKRDHRKLGREMDLFHFQEEGPGVVFWHPKGWDMFQNLIAYKRRVLKEDYSEVNAPQVLHTSLWETSGHWGWYKENMFAVQSADPESEDDRVYALKPMNCPGHVQIFKHGLKSYRDLPMRLSEFGVVHRYEPSGALHGLMRVRGFTQDDAHVFCTEEQMADECLKINDLILSVYKDFGFDEVVVKLSTRPEKRVGSDEVWDHAEGVMTNVLETIEEQSEGRIKTAILPGEGAFYGPKFEYTLRDAIGREWQCGTTQVDFNLPERFGAFYVDNNGEKKVPVMIHRAICGSMERFLGILIENYAGHFPLWFAPLQIVVATITSEADSYGQEVADLLKSKGLKVETDFRNEKINYKVREHSLAKVPVMLVCGMREAEERTVNIRRLGSKNQTPMGLDEALAAFVEEATAPDLK, from the coding sequence ATGATTCAATTGACTTTCCCCGACAATTCCGTGCGTGAGTATGAAGCTGGAACTTCCGGCTTTGATGTTGCCTCCGGCATTTCCAAATCGCTGGCCAAAAAAGCTGTTGCGATGGCTCTTAACGGAGAGCTCAAGGACCTTACCGATCCGATTGACGCCGACGCTAATATTGAAATTGTCACCCGAGAAGATCCGCGGGCGCTGGAATTAATCCGCCACGACGCGGCCCACGTGATGGCCGAGGCTGTGCAAGAACTGTGGCCGGGCACTCAAGTGACCATCGGTCCAGTCATCGAGAACGGCTTTTATTACGACTTCAAACGTGTTCATCCGGACGGCGCCGCCAATGCTGGCGACGACTGGCCGTTCACGCCGGAAGAGCTGCCGGTCATCGAAAAGAAGATGCGCGAGATCATTGGCCGCGCTGCGCAGTTCACGAAGGAAGTCTGGACACGCGAGGAAGCCAAGACCTATTTTGCCGCCAAGGGTGAGCACTATAAGGTTGAGCTGGTTGACGCGATCCCGGAAGACCAGGAAATCAAGATCTACAAGCAGGGCCAGTGGCTGGACCTGTGCCGTGGACCGCATATGGTTTCCACCAAGCAGATTGGTGATGCCTTCAAGCTGATGAAGGTGGCGGGTGCCTATTGGCGCGGCGACAGCAATAACGAAATGCTGACCCGTATCTACGCGACCGCGTGGCACGATCAGAAAGAGCTGAAGAACTACCTTCACATGCTGGAGGAAGCAGAGAAGCGCGACCACCGCAAGCTTGGCCGCGAAATGGATCTGTTCCACTTCCAGGAAGAAGGGCCTGGTGTTGTCTTCTGGCACCCGAAGGGCTGGGACATGTTCCAGAACCTGATCGCCTACAAACGGCGTGTGCTCAAGGAAGACTACAGCGAAGTGAATGCTCCGCAGGTGCTCCACACCTCGCTTTGGGAAACCTCCGGTCATTGGGGCTGGTACAAGGAGAATATGTTCGCCGTTCAGAGCGCTGATCCCGAGAGCGAGGACGATCGCGTTTATGCGCTCAAGCCGATGAACTGCCCGGGCCATGTTCAAATCTTCAAACACGGTTTGAAGAGCTACCGCGACCTGCCGATGCGCTTGTCCGAGTTCGGCGTTGTTCACCGTTATGAGCCGTCAGGTGCCTTGCACGGCTTGATGCGTGTGCGCGGCTTTACCCAGGATGATGCCCACGTCTTCTGTACTGAAGAGCAGATGGCGGACGAATGCCTCAAGATCAACGATTTGATCCTGTCCGTTTACAAGGACTTCGGCTTTGACGAGGTTGTTGTCAAACTGTCGACACGGCCGGAAAAGCGTGTTGGTTCTGATGAAGTCTGGGATCATGCCGAAGGCGTGATGACCAACGTTCTCGAGACAATCGAGGAGCAATCGGAAGGCCGCATCAAAACCGCCATCCTGCCGGGTGAGGGCGCATTCTACGGTCCGAAGTTCGAGTATACCTTGCGTGATGCGATCGGCCGGGAATGGCAGTGCGGCACGACCCAAGTCGACTTCAACCTGCCAGAGCGCTTTGGGGCTTTCTACGTTGACAACAATGGCGAGAAAAAGGTTCCGGTGATGATCCACCGGGCGATCTGCGGCTCCATGGAACGGTTCCTGGGCATCCTGATCGAGAACTACGCAGGACATTTCCCGCTGTGGTTCGCGCCTTTGCAGATCGTTGTTGCAACGATCACATCGGAAGCTGACAGCTATGGCCAGGAAGTGGCTGATCTTCTGAAATCCAAGGGCCTCAAGGTCGAGACGGATTTCCGCAATGAGAAGATCAACTACAAGGTCCGTGAACACTCGCTGGCAAAAGTTCCGGTGATGCTGGTGTGCGGGATGCGGGAAGCTGAAGAGCGGACCGTCAACATCCGCCGGCTCGGGTCCAAGAACCAAACACCTATGGGGCTGGATGAAGCGCTTGCTGCGTTTGTCGAGGAGGCAACAGCGCCTGACTTGAAATAA
- a CDS encoding lysophospholipid acyltransferase family protein, which translates to MDYAEFSYANPDHHPLKRWVIRTIEGLSGRRKILDLYEIWKHSIIGTSDYIWSDLLGLINIDVEMEAGEWPPKDLPDGPLVLIANHPYGIGDGLAILSLAEQLGRPFKILINNELLKVPEVRPFSLPVDFEETKEALKTNMETRKKALQLLKEGTTIVVFPGGGVATAQKPFGRAEEFPWKTFTAKMIRSSKATVLPLYFDGQNSWLFHLVSKFSLTLRLSLLVREFRKILGSVIPARSGAPIPYETLSGFSDQKEIMDFLQSKVMEMAPSERKRRLLGRR; encoded by the coding sequence GTGGACTACGCAGAATTCAGTTATGCCAATCCTGATCACCATCCGCTGAAGCGCTGGGTGATCCGCACGATTGAAGGTCTCTCCGGACGCCGGAAGATTCTCGATCTTTATGAGATCTGGAAACATTCGATCATCGGGACCTCAGACTATATCTGGAGTGACCTGCTCGGCCTCATCAATATCGATGTCGAAATGGAAGCCGGGGAGTGGCCGCCAAAGGATTTACCGGACGGTCCGCTGGTTCTGATCGCGAACCATCCTTATGGAATCGGCGATGGACTGGCTATCCTCTCGCTTGCAGAACAACTTGGACGGCCTTTCAAGATCCTCATCAACAACGAGCTTTTGAAAGTCCCGGAGGTTCGTCCGTTTTCTCTGCCGGTCGATTTTGAGGAAACCAAAGAAGCCCTCAAAACAAACATGGAGACCCGCAAGAAGGCGTTGCAGCTCTTAAAGGAAGGCACGACAATCGTTGTCTTTCCGGGCGGTGGCGTGGCGACAGCACAAAAGCCCTTCGGCCGTGCGGAAGAGTTCCCGTGGAAGACCTTCACAGCCAAGATGATCCGCTCGTCAAAAGCGACGGTGTTGCCACTTTATTTTGATGGCCAGAACTCCTGGCTGTTCCATCTGGTCAGCAAGTTTTCGCTGACGTTGCGGCTTTCATTGTTGGTCCGGGAGTTCCGCAAGATCCTGGGATCGGTCATTCCGGCCCGCTCAGGCGCGCCAATTCCGTATGAGACATTGTCCGGCTTTAGTGACCAGAAGGAAATCATGGATTTCTTGCAGTCGAAAGTCATGGAAATGGCTCCCTCGGAGCGTAAGCGCCGCTTGCTCGGCCGCCGGTAA